Proteins co-encoded in one Spirochaetota bacterium genomic window:
- the rpsI gene encoding 30S ribosomal protein S9: MAKTVIARGGRKTATARVFLSPGGKGNITVNGLLLKDYFKNIQEYIDTVLEPFRVTNTEGKFDVYVTVKGGGISSQAQAIRHGISLALAKYDTQTLRPNLRRLNLVRRDPRAVERKKYGKVKARKSKQYSKR, translated from the coding sequence ATGGCTAAAACTGTTATAGCAAGAGGTGGTAGAAAGACAGCAACTGCTAGGGTTTTTTTAAGTCCTGGTGGTAAAGGTAATATAACTGTCAACGGTCTTCTTCTTAAGGATTACTTTAAGAATATTCAAGAATATATTGATACTGTTCTAGAACCTTTCAGAGTAACAAATACTGAGGGTAAGTTTGATGTTTATGTAACAGTAAAAGGTGGTGGTATCTCGTCTCAAGCACAGGCTATAAGACATGGAATATCCCTTGCTTTAGCAAAGTATGACACTCAAACATTAAGACCTAACTTAAGGAGACTCAATTTAGTGAGAAGAGACCCAAGGGCAGTTGAAAGGAAAAAATACGGAAAAGTAAAGGCGAGAAA